One part of the Prochlorococcus marinus str. MIT 9313 genome encodes these proteins:
- a CDS encoding homoserine dehydrogenase, translating to MGTKLGIGLLGLGTVGAGVAGILQAPEGRHPLVAELELVRVAVRDLQRPRPIELRPSLVTNNPQAVVDDPSVQVVVEVMGGIEPARTLIMRAIAAGKAVVTANKAVIARHGEEIASAAAAAGVYVLIEAAVGGGIPIIEPLKQSLGGNRIERVSGIINGTTNYILSRMAQEGVAYDDVLKTAQDLGYAEADPAADVEGFDAADKIAILTGLAFGGPVDRDSIPTQGINNLQSRDVDYATQLGYRVKLLAIAERLNSDAQTSQSLPLAVRVQPTMIPLDHPLAGVNGVNNAILVEGDPIGRVMFYGPGAGSGPTASAVVADILNIAGIRQLGEINGSLDPLLAASSWRSCHLVDPSAILQRNYVRFNAEDTPGVIGRIGSCFGDRGISIQSIVQFDASDAGAEIVVITHEISQGQMQDALTAITSMAEVKGLAAHLSCL from the coding sequence ATGGGCACGAAATTAGGAATAGGTCTCCTGGGGCTTGGAACAGTAGGCGCCGGTGTAGCAGGCATCCTCCAAGCCCCTGAAGGGCGGCATCCACTGGTGGCTGAGCTTGAACTGGTCCGTGTAGCGGTTCGAGATCTACAACGACCTCGCCCAATTGAGCTCCGCCCATCCTTAGTGACCAACAACCCACAGGCCGTTGTTGATGATCCCTCTGTTCAAGTGGTTGTTGAAGTCATGGGAGGGATCGAACCAGCCCGAACCCTGATCATGCGAGCCATTGCCGCCGGCAAAGCGGTCGTTACAGCTAACAAAGCGGTGATTGCAAGACATGGCGAAGAGATTGCCTCTGCTGCTGCAGCTGCTGGGGTCTACGTCCTGATCGAAGCTGCCGTCGGCGGTGGCATCCCGATCATCGAGCCACTTAAGCAATCACTAGGTGGCAACCGGATCGAACGCGTGAGCGGCATCATCAACGGCACCACCAACTACATCCTCAGCCGCATGGCACAGGAAGGGGTGGCCTATGACGACGTGCTCAAGACCGCCCAAGATCTTGGCTACGCAGAGGCAGATCCAGCTGCCGACGTTGAGGGGTTCGATGCGGCCGACAAGATTGCCATCCTCACTGGGCTCGCCTTCGGTGGACCTGTCGACCGTGACTCAATTCCCACCCAAGGCATCAACAACCTTCAAAGCCGCGATGTGGACTACGCCACACAGCTTGGCTACAGGGTGAAACTATTGGCTATCGCCGAACGTCTCAACTCAGACGCTCAGACCAGTCAGTCCTTGCCCTTAGCGGTAAGGGTGCAGCCAACCATGATTCCTCTCGACCACCCGCTTGCTGGCGTGAATGGCGTGAACAACGCCATCCTGGTTGAGGGCGATCCGATCGGCCGCGTGATGTTTTATGGCCCAGGAGCAGGCTCTGGACCCACCGCCTCAGCTGTGGTGGCGGACATCCTCAACATCGCTGGCATACGCCAATTAGGTGAAATCAACGGCAGCCTCGACCCCCTTCTTGCCGCAAGCAGTTGGCGTTCCTGTCACCTCGTTGATCCAAGCGCCATCCTTCAGCGCAACTATGTGCGCTTCAACGCAGAAGACACCCCAGGAGTGATCGGTCGGATCGGTAGCTGCTTCGGCGATCGTGGCATCTCGATTCAATCAATCGTTCAATTCGATGCCTCCGATGCCGGCGCCGAAATCGTTGTGATTACCCATGAAATAAGTCAAGGCCAGATGCAAGATGCCCTGACCGCAATCACCTCCATGGCTGAGGTCAAAGGACTTGCCGCCCATCTGAGCTGTCTTTAA
- a CDS encoding ABC transporter permease: MGRGRELLRYSSTRLALAPVMLWLIASMVFLLLRVAPGDPVDAVLGNRAPAAARAALRTRLGLDQPLLHQYLHFIKDLIHGDLGQALLNQEPVSQIIARALPASLELSLTALLIAALVGLVVGFSGIARPEGKLDLAGRLYGIGTYALPPFWAAMIVQLLFAVILGWLPIGGRFPPSLLPPEGSGFLILDSLRSSDWISLKGAVRHLVLPAGTLGLLLSGIFTRTLRLNLGRTLQSDYVEAARSRGLNEQQVVLNHALPNALLPVLTITGITVASLIGGALLIEVTFSWPGIALRLQEAINQRDYPVVQGIVVVVAALMVLVSVSVDLLVALIDPRVRY; encoded by the coding sequence ATGGGCCGCGGGAGAGAACTACTGCGCTACAGCTCGACCCGCTTGGCCCTGGCACCGGTGATGCTCTGGCTCATTGCCAGCATGGTGTTTCTCCTCCTACGGGTGGCACCAGGAGACCCAGTCGATGCCGTGTTAGGCAATCGTGCGCCGGCTGCAGCCCGCGCTGCTCTGCGCACCAGGCTTGGACTGGATCAACCGCTTTTGCATCAATACCTGCACTTCATCAAAGACTTAATTCATGGCGATCTAGGCCAAGCTCTTCTCAACCAGGAACCAGTGAGCCAGATCATTGCCAGAGCCCTGCCAGCCAGCTTGGAACTAAGCCTGACGGCTCTATTGATTGCAGCATTGGTTGGTCTGGTCGTTGGTTTCAGTGGTATTGCCCGCCCGGAAGGCAAGCTAGATCTCGCAGGCCGCCTCTACGGCATTGGCACCTATGCCCTGCCACCGTTCTGGGCCGCGATGATCGTTCAACTGCTGTTTGCAGTCATTCTCGGTTGGCTACCAATTGGCGGACGTTTTCCCCCGAGCTTGCTACCACCAGAGGGGAGCGGCTTCCTGATCCTCGACAGTCTTAGGAGCAGCGACTGGATATCTCTTAAAGGAGCTGTGAGACACCTGGTGTTACCGGCAGGGACCCTAGGCCTTCTCCTCAGTGGGATTTTCACCCGTACCCTGCGACTCAATCTTGGCCGCACACTGCAATCCGATTACGTTGAAGCTGCCCGTAGCCGAGGGCTGAATGAGCAACAGGTGGTGCTCAACCATGCCCTCCCTAATGCCCTTCTGCCAGTACTCACCATTACGGGGATCACAGTGGCATCGCTGATTGGCGGCGCACTGTTAATTGAAGTCACCTTCTCCTGGCCAGGCATCGCCCTACGGCTCCAAGAAGCAATCAACCAACGCGACTACCCAGTGGTTCAAGGAATTGTGGTTGTCGTGGCTGCCCTGATGGTGCTGGTAAGCGTGAGCGTGGATCTGCTCGTTGCTCTGATTGATCCCCGCGTCCGCTACTGA
- a CDS encoding ABC transporter substrate-binding protein: MSSSGRRDSLLWAAALFACSLALSQVACQPPRRSERLVVASAGKITSLDPAQASTFDALQLLSALGEPLYQLDHKGELEPRLASAPPQISDGGFTISIPLRRDVLFHDGTQFNAAAMAFSLRRFLSIGTLNYVVGGRIAAVETAGPYLLRLRLTRPSTSLEGLLSSINLTPVSPTAYAKHRDQFLNKQFIGTGPYRLTSFQTQQQRLEPFQQYWSTQASNAGIDFINLSNSTALFGALRSGEVDVLLSNSLDEDQRLALHRLAKQGKLREGEGPALEIGYITLLSNAPPLNQPLLRQALAYSLDRQLMVKRVSYGLRRPLRSLVPPNLQAEPLTPWPSYNPQRAKQLLKKAGYCGTQTLTLPFTFRSNVPADKLLALTWQAQVERDLSDCLTLKLNSVESTTVYRQLGEGAFQAVILEWRGAYPDPEAYLAPLLSCSKANGSVCEEGEAAISGSFWTADGLETSLRYSDELRGPDRLHQLREIERSAAGGAAYLPIWLVAPRAWAQRRLSKPEFDGSGHLMLQHLRELH, translated from the coding sequence GTGTCAAGCTCTGGCCGTCGTGATTCTCTGCTCTGGGCCGCTGCTCTATTTGCTTGCTCCCTAGCGCTGAGCCAGGTTGCCTGTCAGCCGCCTCGCCGTAGTGAGCGACTTGTCGTGGCCAGTGCCGGCAAGATCACCTCTCTCGATCCTGCCCAGGCCAGTACTTTTGATGCTCTGCAACTGTTGAGCGCCCTCGGAGAGCCCCTCTACCAACTTGATCACAAAGGGGAGCTAGAGCCACGACTGGCATCCGCCCCACCTCAGATAAGTGATGGCGGCTTCACCATCTCGATCCCTCTGCGCAGGGATGTGCTGTTTCACGACGGCACCCAATTCAACGCCGCCGCGATGGCCTTCAGCCTGCGGCGATTTCTGAGTATCGGCACCCTCAACTACGTGGTAGGAGGACGGATTGCCGCCGTGGAGACAGCCGGTCCCTACCTGCTACGCCTTCGACTAACACGACCCTCAACTTCTCTAGAGGGACTACTCAGCTCAATCAATCTGACGCCGGTATCACCAACGGCCTACGCCAAGCACAGAGATCAGTTCCTCAATAAGCAATTCATTGGAACCGGCCCTTACCGACTCACTAGCTTCCAGACCCAGCAACAACGCCTTGAGCCTTTTCAGCAGTACTGGAGTACCCAGGCCAGTAATGCTGGAATCGATTTCATCAATCTGAGCAACTCCACGGCCCTATTCGGTGCCCTACGAAGCGGTGAAGTGGATGTACTCCTTTCCAATTCTCTGGATGAAGACCAACGCCTTGCCCTCCATCGCCTTGCCAAGCAAGGGAAGCTCCGCGAAGGAGAGGGACCAGCACTTGAGATCGGCTACATCACTCTCCTGAGTAATGCCCCTCCACTCAATCAACCCCTCTTACGTCAGGCCCTCGCCTACAGCCTCGACCGTCAGCTGATGGTGAAGCGCGTGAGCTATGGACTAAGACGCCCGCTGCGGTCTTTAGTGCCGCCAAACTTGCAGGCTGAACCACTCACACCTTGGCCCAGCTACAACCCTCAACGAGCCAAACAGCTGCTGAAAAAGGCAGGCTATTGCGGAACTCAAACGCTGACACTACCTTTTACTTTCCGTTCCAACGTGCCAGCAGACAAGTTATTGGCGCTTACATGGCAGGCACAGGTGGAACGTGATCTCTCGGATTGCCTGACACTGAAGCTCAATAGCGTCGAATCGACCACCGTTTATCGCCAACTGGGGGAAGGCGCATTCCAGGCCGTCATCCTTGAGTGGCGAGGCGCCTATCCCGACCCGGAAGCCTATTTAGCTCCATTATTAAGCTGCAGCAAAGCCAATGGATCTGTATGCGAAGAAGGGGAAGCGGCAATTAGCGGCAGCTTCTGGACCGCAGATGGGCTGGAAACGAGCCTTCGCTACAGCGATGAACTTCGCGGACCCGATCGTCTCCACCAGCTCAGAGAGATCGAACGCTCCGCCGCCGGCGGAGCGGCCTATCTACCAATCTGGCTGGTAGCTCCACGAGCTTGGGCCCAGCGGCGGTTATCCAAACCAGAGTTTGACGGGAGCGGCCATTTAATGCTCCAGCATCTACGGGAGCTGCACTGA
- a CDS encoding glutamyl-tRNA amidotransferase, whose translation MRTQMKFIKYIMIASNFHPYKRKRPSNMRMLLGATTAMALLITSAASANETNLQIKNASKQLAVSIRAFATGTSAASECLVKSGQLSKRIAKEILPLSLLEVGISPEVLDNPQVIKATSILSPTLNSDCTSTKMSIEAINRLIKDEL comes from the coding sequence TTGCGCACGCAAATGAAATTTATAAAATATATTATGATTGCCAGCAATTTCCACCCCTATAAAAGAAAGCGTCCAAGCAACATGAGAATGCTATTAGGCGCAACAACTGCTATGGCACTTTTGATTACATCCGCAGCCTCCGCCAATGAAACCAACCTTCAAATCAAAAACGCCAGCAAACAACTTGCGGTGAGCATTCGCGCCTTTGCAACTGGGACATCTGCCGCTAGCGAATGTCTCGTCAAAAGCGGACAACTGAGCAAGAGGATTGCAAAAGAGATATTACCCTTATCACTTCTCGAGGTTGGCATTAGCCCTGAAGTCCTTGACAATCCTCAGGTCATCAAAGCAACCTCAATCTTGAGCCCTACACTTAATTCTGACTGCACATCTACGAAGATGAGCATCGAAGCAATCAATCGTCTGATCAAGGATGAGCTATAG
- a CDS encoding alpha/beta hydrolase — protein MALTRPIGQRIVIGLFGALLFGLAGVSPLRAAERLEVQLEGMVIPVWIRELVDLGRPGGSSSSELITWLNLLDADSRFDLFELLQAPLLTDQSMARQMLRSWAGRQLLDAVSDLVRVDDDSSGIVLFNTLELLLNSQSEVTAQDLLEDLPAENVRLDLDALLQVASRWRRQLQQQQQLVLTLGRFPATQVPVLQELAGKEVFAAGPEFKPLPVAHRTKPLQLELWRPPDGTPLRSSWVVLMPGLGGSQDHFRWLALSLQRKGWPVVVLEHPGSDAKAVHALLKGQRLAPGAEVLPDRLADLQAVLQAREQGTLVLPGQKLVLMGHSLGALTALLAADMTPEPGLYTRCRKALDDLPLTNLSRLLQCQLVDVQMPKLQSIPQLEAIVALNSFGSLLWPRHGAVPLSVPVLLTGGTLDLITPPLTEQLDLLLAISPHPASRVVLVEGASHFSPVRVEGQMGEGRGDDLFQLGEELVGREPLAVQRLLAVEIQIFLEQVEAGEALQGATHQQVGDLRLHRLDRNAAKRLRKSQ, from the coding sequence TTGGCATTAACACGCCCAATTGGACAGCGAATTGTGATTGGGCTATTCGGCGCTTTGCTGTTCGGACTTGCTGGAGTATCGCCGCTGAGAGCTGCGGAGCGATTGGAGGTGCAGCTTGAGGGGATGGTGATACCGGTTTGGATTAGGGAGTTGGTCGATTTGGGGCGGCCTGGGGGCAGCAGTAGTTCTGAACTCATCACCTGGCTCAATTTGCTCGATGCCGATAGCCGCTTCGATCTCTTTGAGCTGCTTCAGGCACCTTTGCTTACAGATCAGAGCATGGCTCGACAGATGCTGCGTAGTTGGGCAGGACGTCAGCTGCTTGATGCCGTTAGTGATTTGGTGAGGGTCGATGACGACAGTAGTGGCATTGTCTTGTTCAACACTCTGGAACTGCTCTTGAACAGTCAGTCAGAGGTGACCGCTCAGGATTTGCTTGAGGATCTCCCTGCTGAAAATGTACGCCTCGATCTTGATGCTTTACTTCAGGTCGCAAGTCGCTGGCGGCGTCAGTTGCAACAGCAGCAGCAGTTGGTGTTAACGCTAGGGAGGTTTCCAGCCACACAAGTTCCAGTTTTGCAAGAGCTTGCAGGTAAGGAAGTTTTTGCCGCAGGACCTGAGTTCAAACCTTTGCCAGTGGCTCATCGCACCAAGCCCCTCCAGCTAGAGCTGTGGCGCCCACCTGATGGCACTCCGTTGCGGTCGAGCTGGGTGGTGCTCATGCCAGGCTTGGGTGGAAGCCAGGATCATTTTCGTTGGTTGGCTCTCAGCCTTCAACGTAAGGGCTGGCCGGTTGTGGTGCTTGAGCATCCAGGTAGTGATGCCAAAGCGGTGCATGCCCTGCTGAAGGGGCAACGACTTGCACCTGGAGCAGAGGTGTTGCCTGACCGCTTGGCGGATCTGCAGGCTGTCCTGCAGGCACGAGAGCAAGGCACGTTGGTATTGCCTGGTCAGAAGTTGGTGCTTATGGGTCACTCCCTTGGGGCACTGACGGCTCTATTGGCTGCTGATATGACCCCGGAGCCTGGTTTGTATACCCGCTGTCGTAAGGCTCTCGACGATCTTCCTCTCACCAATCTCTCGCGCTTATTGCAATGTCAGTTGGTTGATGTGCAAATGCCAAAACTGCAGTCAATCCCCCAGCTAGAGGCAATCGTGGCTCTCAACAGTTTTGGTAGCTTGCTGTGGCCTCGTCATGGGGCTGTGCCTTTGTCGGTTCCAGTGTTACTGACTGGCGGCACCCTTGATTTGATTACTCCTCCGCTGACTGAGCAGCTCGATTTGCTTTTGGCAATCTCACCCCATCCCGCTAGTCGAGTCGTGCTTGTGGAGGGCGCTAGCCATTTTTCACCGGTGCGGGTTGAAGGTCAGATGGGTGAGGGTCGTGGCGATGATCTCTTTCAACTAGGCGAAGAGCTGGTAGGGCGTGAGCCGCTAGCTGTGCAGCGATTGTTAGCAGTGGAGATTCAAATCTTTTTGGAGCAGGTTGAGGCTGGCGAAGCCCTTCAGGGCGCCACACATCAGCAGGTCGGGGATTTGCGGCTTCATCGTTTGGATCGCAACGCAGCAAAGAGACTTCGCAAATCTCAGTAG